In Poecilia reticulata strain Guanapo linkage group LG15, Guppy_female_1.0+MT, whole genome shotgun sequence, the sequence TTGCATCAAAGCACAAagctggaaagaaaagagatCAGCAAAGAGCCGTTTGCTTCTCACCTCCGTACAGCTTCTTGTTGTGGTTGCTGTGCAGGTTTTTGATCGGGCCGTCTGTGTTCAgagactgcagcagcagagggaaacCTTCTGGTTCAACTCCCTGTTGAAGAAAGTTCAACTGTTGATATTTAAACGTTCATAAGCTTTTAAAGGGAATGATGTCCAGTGTGGTTGAAATCAGAAAGGCAGATTCTCCATCTAAAACGgatgtcttgttttaagtgaaataattaagttactttttcatcagtacaccaaaccaaaccaactttatttataaagcactttgaaacaaccacagctgatacaaagtgctgtacattaaaacacaacataacaataaaaaaagacacattcttgcagtttctaaacaaaaacatacagtttaaaattagatcccgctggagttgaaagcaaagtaaaatagatgggttttaagacacaagaattactgatttaaaacaagctcctacatcttactgaaatattactgtcctattttaagtgtactgagatatttgcactaaaaactgaacaaaagtacttaagattttgttttgataaagtAAATTGTACAGCAAACAGCGaatgtgcaaaatatacattttaaattttggatATGGGATGAAAAACGTCCATTTTGTCAATTATGCTGTTTGTTAATCATTTTGTTGAAAGaattcactattttttttttacttcattttattatcaaataTGTTTGACTTGACAATTTTGGCCCGTGTGACCAAACGTTCGGACACCCCTGATCTGGAAAGTAGCCTGTAActtctggaaaatgtttgtcaCATTATGAACTATTGATAGCGTCTCcatgaaacataaaacagcacaaaaagaAGCTTTATTATCATCATTTAGTACGGCTTACTTACTATAACGAGAATCTGGGAGTTGAGGTATTTGAGGGCTGCAGCGGTGCTGGCCAGAAGTCCATACTGTCCTGCTGCAGGAATGACCACTGCATCCACTTTGGGAATCTGGTCAAAGATCTCCATGCCCACAGTTCCCAGTCCTGCCAGGTACGCTGCACTCTCATCTCTGGAAACAAGGAAAGGCTTAGACGGGCTCATTCTGCatacttttcatttaaacacttaagttgttttgtacaatattataaatacacataaactaataaataattctgttcttcaataagaaaaatacattttgttgcctAATTAGCGCAGCTCCTTTAGTGAACTGTTGATTATTTGTGACAAGTTCAGCCATTTCTGCCTAACTTAACATTATTACAGTTTAGGATTATTATCCTAAAATTAttgttgattattattttttttattatttttataatatttgaacagaaaaagtgagattatttatttttattacagaattGGAACCAATTGAAGGGAAAGCTGCTTCTTGGTAAAACATTTATAgacaaaggttttgtttttatcttaaatgcataATGTATATATTCTTTGCGCggttttgatttaattattgctctgagtGTATTTTGATGTgcattgatgattttgattatatttcacaaaatgtaatgtttaatgtttgtttcgTAATTGATTgtatcatatttttataaagcactttgaactgccttgttgctgaaatgtgctcttACACAAAGAAACTTGAATTTCATTATTTAGTTGaagattatttcagtaatcgattaatcacaattaatccgattaatcgtttcagccctaatatCTGAATATATCAAAACAGCCACACAGCATGGTGCTGCCATCACCGTGCTGTGCAGTTTGTTACGCTGTTTACTCCAGTTAAatattaatcgattactaaattaatttcagtaaccgattaatctgattaatcgtttcagtcccGTCCTGAATCTggagttttaaaaatgagacTGACTCTTCCAGGTAGAGGTATCCGTTCTCTTTGGCCAGATGGCGGGCGTGGTTCTGGGAGTCGTGGCTGGTGCCGCCGTACGAGATGACCATGGCGCCGTAGTCTCTGTAGGTCCGCAGGCGTGGAGAAGAGCAGCTTGATGGCATGATGGCGAACACCGGTATCTTCAGCTCGGCCGCATGGTGAGCCACGGCCATGGAGAAGTTACAGTCGGTGGCCACGATCACAcctttcctctgctgctcctggGAGGAGACAAACCCACGGTTATCGTCGTCTCCCTGATTCACAAATGATCAGAACAGAAGGAGTTCCTGCATTTACCTGTGTGAGGGAGGTGAGCAGGTACAGCACTCCTCTCTCCTTCACAGAGCCGGTGTAGTGAAGATGCTCCTTCTTCAGGAAGATCTCCATCCCGTACTGCTTGGACAGTCTGGAATACTGCGCACAAACAAGCAGCATCATCTGTTAAATGCTCACTGGCTGCTGCTTTCCGTTTAAACCAGATATGAAAAGGGACCTATTATGGAAAATTCACATCTTTGTTCTTTCATTTGCTTCTAAATTAAAgaccaagcacttaaaaaataaaaataaacacacagacatttttgggcaaaaacttaatgttttttggtgtctggaaaatgagccacttcaaaaaccctccaaatgtaacgtcacaaatcagaaCCTGTTACCTAGCGACCTCAGCAGAGTCCTgtacgttacctagcaacccagccggctggttttacagctgtatgcgctgtacaatggctgctggaaaaaacaagtgttttgttgatgACTTactattcagaaaccacttgctgcattctctctaattgtgcaggaggctctactaatgcttttcaaagatatacggttgtataattgcccATCTGTTTGAAGCTATTTTCACGTACGAGTGTAAGTGTTGAGTTGGGAGGCATTgctagcagcagcttatttggatttaaagtgataaGATGCGATaatagataaataataatagataAATAGAACTGAGcggactgaaatctcattatctaagaatgattttgtgtaaaaaaatgtgatgaacatgttttgtttagcccATAAACCGATCCTAACCTGTTccaggaagcataataggtcacctttaacgggattcaaaaatgtttcatttgttccaAAAGGAAACAGGGTCCCGTTAACACAGCCATGAGACGAACTAAACACACCCCTCGATTCTGCAGCTTGTAGAACCAAATTTATGAGCAAGAACCATCAGTAGTtgtactttagtttttttttacagttttttttacgtCATAGTGGATGAACTTTGACCCACTCTACATTCCAACACTGCTTTAATTCATTGCAAGTTGCTTGATTCTCACCTCCCTTCTCTGCTCTGTCTCAAATTTCTCCCATTGACATGGATTTCTCTGGCAGAATTTTAACCGAATTAGCTGCCTAAGCTAAACACGCACCACTCTCTGATTGCCTCATAAATTCACCCAACCAGCATACCGTGCAAGGTGTCTTCTGTATCGCTGACTGCATCGTGAAGGCCGCCGCGCTGATGTCCTCAAATCGGAGGAACTGAGCCGGAGGTTTGGGGATGATCCTGAACTCACTCACTCTCCTGGTTTTGGGGGGATCCATGAGCTTTATCTCATGGGTTCCAGCCATGCTTATTTGGTGGTACTTGACATCTCCATTGAGAAGTTCCTCCTCACCAAAGTCCTTGAGACGCTCCGGTTCAATGAGAGTTGGCCGGCGGCCCACGGCGCCGTTACAGACGGGTTTGTAGGAGCCTCCTGGTAGACTGGGGCCAAGACGCAGTTCCTCCctgaaataataaacaaatgagAATGACTTTCAGGTGCTAATGTCCTTGTCGGAAGGTACTAAACTCATTGGAACTTCTACTAGAGATTCATAACGAAAAGCTTgacaaatctaaacattttaagattGTTCAAAGACAATCCCCAGACCTTTGATTTGGTTCCTTAGTCTCCTGAATTTTAACCAATTTCAGCTTCTAATAGGTGGTTTCAGGGTTGGGCAATAAATGAATCTtatcattgattttttttattattaaatttttggaaaatctggataaTTTTCCACTAGTGC encodes:
- the LOC103477344 gene encoding L-threonine ammonia-lyase isoform X2, which translates into the protein MAGTHEIKLMDPPKTRRVSEFRIIPKPPAQFLRFEDISAAAFTMQSAIQKTPCTYSRLSKQYGMEIFLKKEHLHYTGSVKERGVLYLLTSLTQEQQRKGVIVATDCNFSMAVAHHAAELKIPVFAIMPSSCSSPRLRTYRDYGAMVISYGGTSHDSQNHARHLAKENGYLYLEEDESAAYLAGLGTVGMEIFDQIPKVDAVVIPAAGQYGLLASTAAALKYLNSQILVIGVEPEGFPLLLQSLNTDGPIKNLHSNHNKKLYGDFNERSLGANTFRLSKKLINKVIPVSEEDCLVAMLRFQEVEHSTVDTVGAMGLAAILAGQLPELRGKKVVVVVSSANMEPDLVRQCVDRALVLDDRVSKFSVQLGEWPGDMAKLLDVLSREDVRLLDVCHRRHGDKSDVFKAKVECVVETRDKTQSTQLRKTLNERYPSICWLDR
- the LOC103477344 gene encoding L-threonine ammonia-lyase isoform X1: MNFAAQLFYSSYLSERLERLFAPRPAIKDSEENDPFWAREELRLGPSLPGGSYKPVCNGAVGRRPTLIEPERLKDFGEEELLNGDVKYHQISMAGTHEIKLMDPPKTRRVSEFRIIPKPPAQFLRFEDISAAAFTMQSAIQKTPCTYSRLSKQYGMEIFLKKEHLHYTGSVKERGVLYLLTSLTQEQQRKGVIVATDCNFSMAVAHHAAELKIPVFAIMPSSCSSPRLRTYRDYGAMVISYGGTSHDSQNHARHLAKENGYLYLEEDESAAYLAGLGTVGMEIFDQIPKVDAVVIPAAGQYGLLASTAAALKYLNSQILVIGVEPEGFPLLLQSLNTDGPIKNLHSNHNKKLYGDFNERSLGANTFRLSKKLINKVIPVSEEDCLVAMLRFQEVEHSTVDTVGAMGLAAILAGQLPELRGKKVVVVVSSANMEPDLVRQCVDRALVLDDRVSKFSVQLGEWPGDMAKLLDVLSREDVRLLDVCHRRHGDKSDVFKAKVECVVETRDKTQSTQLRKTLNERYPSICWLDR